Below is a window of Enterococcus gilvus ATCC BAA-350 DNA.
AGGATGCATTGACTCATTTGGCTCGCGCAACAAATGGCGATTTAAGAAGCGCACTGAATGGATTAGAATTAGCGACAAAATCCACACCTAAAGATACTGAAGAAAAAATTCATTTGACGCTTTCGATCATCGAAGAATGTGTTCAACGGAAAGCCTTGACTCATGATAAGGATGGCGATGCCCATTATGATGTGATCTCTGCTTTTCAAAAGTCTATTCGCGGCAGTGATGTGAATGCCGCATTGCACTATTTGGGCCGATTAGTCGAAGCGGGGGATCTGCCGATTATTTGCCGTCGGTTGATGGTCATCGGTTATGAAGACATTGGCTTGGCAAATCCCGCCGCAGCCGCTCGAACCGTCCAGGCAGTCCAAGCAGCAGAAAAATTAGGCTTTCCCGAAGCACGGATTCCTTTGGCGGATGCAGTCGTAGATCTTTGCTTGTCCCCTAAATCGAATTCTGCCTATGCCGCATTGGACGCGGCGATCACAGATATCCGAATGGGGAATGCCGGAGAAGTACCTGACCATTTACGAGACAGTCACTACAAAGGGGCAAAGGAGTTGAACCGCGGCATCGGCTACCAATACCCGCATAGTTTTGAGAATGCCTGGGTTGATCAGCAATATTTACCAGACAAAATCAAGAATGCCCATTACTATGAACCTAAATCTACCGGTAAGTATGAGCAGGCTCTCGGACAGCAATACCAACGAATCGAAGAATGGAAAAAGAAGAAATAAGTTCTTCTTTTATAAAGAGGCAAAAACAGGCGTCAAGCTTTCGGGCTTGACGCCTGTTTTTTTAAATCGTGTGCTTATCAGCAGAGGCTGTTGTTTTATTCGTTAGGAAGAGACTCGGCAGGAAGAGCAATGCTAAGACAACGACTGAGACGAGAAAGCCCGCATGATAGGCGGCCAGCTCATGGGCAACCGTTGGCTGAGCTCCTTGCAATACCGTAGCCACTACTGTAGCGATCATCGCTGAACCAACACTTGATCCTAGATTTTCAATAATATTGATACCTACACCTGCGTCAGGCAATTCTTCATCCGC
It encodes the following:
- a CDS encoding replication-associated recombination protein A, producing the protein MQQPLAYRMRPRNLDEVVGQQHLVGPGKIIRRMVDARMLSSMILYGPPGTGKTSIASAIAGSTNYAFRMLNAATDAKKDLQIVAEEAKMSGTVILLLDEVHRLDKTKQDFLLPHLESGRIIMIGATTENPYITINPAIRSRTQIFEVKPLDEYDIISAVKTALKDKERGLGEYPVELDEDALTHLARATNGDLRSALNGLELATKSTPKDTEEKIHLTLSIIEECVQRKALTHDKDGDAHYDVISAFQKSIRGSDVNAALHYLGRLVEAGDLPIICRRLMVIGYEDIGLANPAAAARTVQAVQAAEKLGFPEARIPLADAVVDLCLSPKSNSAYAALDAAITDIRMGNAGEVPDHLRDSHYKGAKELNRGIGYQYPHSFENAWVDQQYLPDKIKNAHYYEPKSTGKYEQALGQQYQRIEEWKKKK